A single genomic interval of Nitrosomonadales bacterium harbors:
- the katG gene encoding catalase/peroxidase HPI — translation MTTESKCPFHFTAAEGSVKTNHDWWPNQLNLKVLSQFAPETSPMEASFSYAEEFNKLDLAGVKKDLYALMTDSQDWWPADYGHYGPLFIRMAWHAAGTYRIGDGRGGAGLGQQRFAPTNSWPDNVNLDKARRLLWPVKQKYGNRISWADLIVLAGNCALESMGFKTFGFAGGRTDVYEPDESVYWGSETEWLGDARHTGKRNLDNPLASVQMGLIYVNPEGPGGKSDPLQSAREVRETFARMAMNDYETVALTCGGHTFGKCHGAGDAARVGPAPEAAGIENQGFGWISSHGTGKGGDLISSGLEGSWTPTPTRWDMSYLDMLFGNEWELTRSPAGASQWTPRQHTDANMAPDAHDAAKKAPIIMTDADMAMRMDPEYEKIARHFHKNPEEFADAFARAWFKLTHRDMGPKARYHGPEVPQEDLIWQDPIPAANHPLVDDKDVAALKARVLASGLSVSELAYTAWSSAASFRGSDKRGGANGARIRLAPMKDWDVNQPAQLARVLGKLEAIQAGFNGAAGGGKQISLADLIVLAGCAAVEEAARKAGQNVTVPFTPGRMDASQEQTDVDSFAPLEPIADGFRNYRSGRFPEVPTEALLVDKAQLLTLTAPEMTVLVGGLRALAANHGGGRHGVFTDRPGALTNDFFVNLLDMGNEWKPVDDGRNLFEGRDRKSGKARWTATRADLVFGSNSQLRAIAEVYGQNDAQEKFVRDFVAAWDKVMNLDRFDIG, via the coding sequence ATGACGACCGAATCTAAATGCCCGTTCCATTTCACCGCTGCCGAGGGTTCGGTGAAAACCAACCATGACTGGTGGCCGAACCAGCTGAACCTGAAGGTCTTGAGCCAGTTTGCGCCCGAGACCAGCCCGATGGAAGCGTCGTTCAGCTATGCCGAGGAATTCAACAAGCTCGACCTTGCCGGGGTGAAAAAGGATCTGTACGCACTGATGACCGACTCGCAGGACTGGTGGCCGGCGGATTACGGCCACTACGGCCCGCTGTTCATCCGCATGGCCTGGCACGCGGCCGGCACCTATCGCATCGGCGACGGGCGCGGCGGCGCCGGTCTGGGCCAGCAGCGTTTCGCGCCGACCAATTCCTGGCCGGACAACGTCAACCTGGACAAAGCACGCCGCCTGCTATGGCCGGTCAAGCAGAAATACGGCAACCGGATCTCCTGGGCCGACCTGATCGTGCTGGCCGGCAACTGCGCGCTGGAATCCATGGGCTTCAAGACCTTCGGCTTCGCCGGCGGCCGTACCGATGTGTACGAGCCCGACGAGTCGGTGTACTGGGGTTCCGAAACCGAGTGGCTGGGCGATGCGCGCCACACCGGCAAGCGCAATCTGGACAACCCGCTCGCCTCGGTCCAGATGGGCTTGATCTACGTCAACCCGGAAGGCCCCGGCGGCAAGTCCGACCCCTTGCAGTCCGCGCGCGAAGTGCGCGAAACCTTCGCCCGCATGGCGATGAACGACTACGAGACCGTGGCGTTGACCTGCGGCGGCCACACCTTCGGCAAATGCCACGGCGCGGGCGATGCGGCGCGGGTCGGTCCCGCACCCGAAGCGGCCGGCATCGAGAACCAGGGATTCGGCTGGATCAGCAGCCATGGCACCGGCAAGGGCGGCGACCTGATCAGCAGCGGTCTGGAGGGCTCATGGACGCCCACACCGACCCGCTGGGACATGAGCTATCTCGACATGCTGTTCGGCAATGAATGGGAGTTGACCAGGAGCCCCGCCGGCGCGAGCCAGTGGACACCCAGGCAGCACACCGACGCCAACATGGCGCCTGACGCGCACGACGCGGCGAAGAAAGCACCCATCATCATGACCGACGCCGATATGGCGATGCGCATGGATCCGGAGTACGAGAAGATCGCGCGGCACTTCCATAAGAACCCGGAAGAGTTCGCCGACGCCTTCGCACGGGCATGGTTCAAGCTCACGCACCGCGACATGGGGCCCAAGGCCCGCTATCACGGCCCCGAAGTGCCGCAGGAAGACCTGATCTGGCAAGACCCGATCCCCGCCGCGAACCATCCGCTGGTCGACGACAAGGACGTGGCTGCGCTCAAGGCCAGGGTGCTGGCCTCGGGCCTCTCGGTGTCGGAACTGGCCTATACCGCGTGGTCCTCGGCCGCAAGCTTCCGTGGCAGCGACAAGCGCGGCGGCGCCAACGGTGCGCGCATCCGTCTCGCGCCGATGAAGGACTGGGACGTCAACCAGCCGGCACAGCTCGCCAGGGTGCTCGGCAAGCTCGAAGCGATCCAGGCCGGGTTCAACGGCGCGGCCGGCGGCGGCAAGCAGATTTCGCTCGCCGACCTCATCGTGCTGGCGGGTTGCGCCGCGGTCGAGGAAGCCGCACGCAAGGCCGGTCAGAACGTGACGGTGCCGTTCACCCCGGGCCGCATGGATGCCTCGCAGGAGCAGACCGATGTGGACTCATTCGCGCCGCTGGAGCCCATCGCCGACGGCTTCCGCAACTACCGTAGCGGCCGTTTCCCCGAGGTGCCCACCGAGGCGCTGCTGGTGGACAAGGCGCAACTGCTCACGCTCACCGCGCCGGAGATGACGGTGCTTGTCGGCGGCCTGCGCGCACTGGCTGCGAACCATGGGGGCGGCAGGCATGGTGTATTCACCGACCGGCCGGGCGCGCTGACCAACGACTTCTTCGTTAACCTGCTCGACATGGGTAACGAGTGGAAGCCGGTCGATGACGGGAGGAACCTGTTCGAGGGGCGCGACCGCAAGAGCGGCAAGGCCAGATGGACCGCCACCCGCGCCGATCTGGTGTTTGGCTCGAACTCGCAGTTGCGCGCCATCGCCGAGGTCTATGGCCAGAACGACGCACAGGAAAAGTTCGTGCGCGATTTCGTCGCGGCCTGGGACAAGGTGATGAATCTCGATCGCTTCGATATTGGGTGA
- a CDS encoding hydrogen peroxide-inducible genes activator produces MTLNELRFIVAVAQELNFRRAAQKAFISQPALSLAIRKLEDELGLKIFERGKSEVTVTPAGAAIVEQAQRVLEEAERIREIAAQGRNQLDVPLRVGVIHSVGPYLLPDLIPALKKLAPQMALEVEENITANLEAQLRNGKLDAILIALPFGDASILTRPLYDESFEVVVSSDHRWAARRSIKPAELADEKVLLLDSGHCYSNQVAEACPDSRKSSDMQHGTSLETIRNMVASGLGITVLPASANSVRYRSKLLSVIPFAKPVPSRRIALAWRKSYARTQAVEALARAIAQARVTGITHLE; encoded by the coding sequence ATGACCCTCAACGAACTGCGCTTCATCGTCGCCGTCGCACAGGAACTCAACTTCCGCCGCGCGGCGCAGAAGGCCTTCATCAGCCAGCCCGCGCTCTCGCTGGCGATCCGGAAGCTGGAAGACGAGCTCGGCCTGAAGATCTTCGAGCGTGGCAAGAGCGAAGTGACGGTGACACCGGCAGGCGCAGCCATCGTCGAACAGGCGCAGCGTGTGCTGGAGGAGGCCGAGCGCATCCGGGAGATCGCCGCGCAGGGGCGCAACCAGCTCGACGTACCGTTGCGCGTCGGCGTCATCCACAGCGTCGGCCCCTACCTGCTGCCCGACCTCATCCCCGCCCTGAAGAAGCTCGCGCCGCAGATGGCGCTGGAAGTGGAGGAGAACATCACCGCCAACCTCGAGGCGCAACTGCGCAACGGCAAGCTGGATGCCATCCTCATCGCGCTGCCGTTCGGCGATGCGAGCATCCTCACCCGCCCGCTGTACGACGAATCGTTCGAGGTGGTGGTGAGCAGCGACCATCGCTGGGCTGCGCGGCGCAGCATCAAACCCGCCGAACTGGCAGACGAAAAGGTGTTGCTGCTGGATTCCGGCCACTGCTACAGCAATCAGGTGGCCGAGGCCTGCCCGGACAGCCGCAAGAGTTCGGACATGCAGCACGGCACCTCGCTGGAAACCATCCGCAACATGGTGGCATCCGGTCTCGGCATCACCGTGCTGCCCGCCTCGGCCAACAGCGTGCGCTACCGCAGCAAACTGTTGAGCGTGATACCCTTTGCCAAGCCCGTCCCTTCAAGGCGCATCGCGCTGGCCTGGCGCAAGAGCTATGCCCGCACCCAGGCGGTGGAGGCGCTGGCCCGGGCGATCGCACAGGCCAGGGTGACCGGTATCACCCATCTGGAGTGA
- a CDS encoding class I SAM-dependent methyltransferase, with the protein MTKQPYRQNPLLRMSYSLIAPLYDLVIERAMREARRTSLASLPADVPQQVLISGAGTGLDLPHAPRLHRYTALDFNPGMLARARPRGGELEVDFVLGDSMSLPFDDAQFDAVVLHLIVAVVPEPQRALAEAARVLKPGGTILLFDKFLLPGQFAPLRRLLTPLSRRIATRMDVVFEEVLAASPDLEVASDTPALGGGWFRRIVLRKVQDGALRQ; encoded by the coding sequence ATGACCAAGCAACCCTACCGCCAAAACCCGCTACTGCGCATGAGCTACAGCCTCATCGCGCCGCTCTATGACCTGGTCATCGAACGCGCGATGCGCGAAGCTCGCCGCACCTCGCTCGCCAGCCTGCCTGCCGATGTGCCGCAGCAGGTACTCATCAGCGGCGCCGGCACCGGCCTCGACCTGCCGCACGCCCCGCGCCTGCATCGCTACACCGCGCTGGATTTCAACCCCGGCATGCTGGCGCGCGCGCGTCCGCGAGGCGGGGAACTGGAAGTGGATTTCGTGCTGGGAGACAGCATGTCGTTGCCGTTCGACGATGCGCAGTTCGATGCCGTCGTGCTGCACCTGATCGTGGCCGTGGTGCCGGAACCGCAGCGCGCTCTGGCCGAAGCCGCGCGCGTCCTGAAGCCGGGCGGCACCATCCTGCTGTTCGACAAGTTCCTGCTACCGGGACAGTTCGCGCCATTGCGCCGTTTGCTCACCCCCCTGTCGCGCCGGATCGCCACGCGCATGGATGTGGTGTTCGAGGAAGTGCTGGCGGCGTCTCCCGATCTGGAAGTGGCGAGCGACACGCCCGCGCTCGGCGGCGGCTGGTTCCGCCGCATCGTGCTGAGGAAGGTTCAGGACGGCGCTCTGCGGCAATAG
- a CDS encoding class I SAM-dependent methyltransferase, with amino-acid sequence MQSKGHWEKVYSAKAADTVSWFQPHAALSLDLIQSTGAKHNAGIIDVGGGASTLVDDLVADGYTDLTVLDLSGTALHAARKRLGQNERKVRWIEADILGADLPARRYDIWHDRAVFHFLTDPADRTAYVQQVLSAVKPGGHVIVATFAEDGPLQCSGLPVMRYRADELHDQFGEAFTLLKHQKEAHHTPSGAVQQFVYCYCRRAPS; translated from the coding sequence ATGCAATCGAAGGGGCATTGGGAAAAGGTTTATTCGGCCAAGGCAGCAGATACGGTAAGCTGGTTCCAGCCGCATGCCGCCCTTTCCCTCGACCTCATCCAGTCGACCGGCGCAAAACATAACGCGGGTATCATCGACGTGGGCGGCGGCGCCTCCACGCTGGTCGATGACCTCGTGGCGGACGGCTATACCGACCTGACGGTACTCGACCTTTCCGGCACAGCGCTGCATGCGGCGCGCAAGCGACTGGGCCAGAACGAACGGAAGGTGCGCTGGATCGAGGCCGACATCCTCGGTGCTGACCTGCCCGCCCGACGCTACGACATCTGGCATGACCGTGCCGTGTTCCATTTCCTGACCGACCCGGCCGACCGCACCGCATACGTACAACAGGTGCTGTCTGCCGTGAAGCCGGGCGGCCATGTCATCGTCGCCACCTTTGCCGAGGACGGCCCGCTGCAATGCAGCGGCCTGCCGGTGATGCGCTATCGCGCCGACGAACTGCACGACCAGTTCGGCGAGGCATTCACTCTGCTGAAGCATCAGAAGGAAGCACACCACACGCCGTCCGGTGCGGTGCAGCAGTTCGTCTACTGCTATTGCCGCAGAGCGCCGTCCTGA
- the hemF gene encoding oxygen-dependent coproporphyrinogen oxidase translates to MDSAAVKEYLLELQELIVERLEQVDGKSFLRDKWTRATGSGGIGKGEGISCIIEEGNVLERGGVAFSHVQGDKMPASATAHRPELAGCSWEAMGVSLVMHPRNPYAPTSHANVRMFMAHKPDGDKVFWFGGGMDLTPYYGFEEDAIHFHQVCKNSLTPFDPSLHAKYKKWCDEYFFLKHRNEPRGVGGIFFDDLSEPDFESCFAIQQSVGDHYLSAYVPLLEKRKDMPYGERERDFQLYRRGRYVEFNLVIDRGTIFGLQSNGRTESILLSMPPLVKWRYDWHPEAGTPEAELYDRFLVPKDWV, encoded by the coding sequence ATGGATAGCGCCGCTGTAAAGGAATACCTGCTGGAGCTGCAGGAACTGATCGTCGAACGTCTGGAACAGGTGGACGGCAAATCCTTCCTGCGCGACAAGTGGACGCGCGCCACGGGTTCGGGCGGCATCGGCAAGGGCGAAGGGATCAGCTGCATCATCGAGGAAGGCAATGTGCTGGAGCGCGGCGGGGTGGCGTTCTCGCATGTGCAGGGCGACAAGATGCCCGCGTCCGCCACCGCGCACCGTCCCGAGCTGGCCGGTTGTTCGTGGGAGGCGATGGGCGTGTCGCTGGTGATGCATCCGCGCAATCCCTATGCACCGACCTCGCATGCCAACGTGCGCATGTTCATGGCGCACAAGCCGGACGGCGACAAGGTGTTCTGGTTCGGCGGCGGCATGGACCTTACGCCTTACTACGGCTTCGAAGAAGATGCGATCCACTTCCATCAGGTGTGCAAGAACTCGCTGACGCCGTTCGATCCCTCACTGCACGCGAAATACAAGAAATGGTGCGACGAGTATTTCTTCCTCAAGCATCGCAACGAGCCGCGCGGTGTGGGCGGCATCTTCTTCGACGATCTTTCCGAGCCGGATTTCGAATCCTGTTTCGCCATCCAGCAGAGCGTGGGCGACCATTACCTGTCGGCCTATGTGCCGTTGCTGGAGAAGCGCAAGGACATGCCCTACGGCGAGCGCGAGCGCGACTTCCAGTTGTATCGTCGCGGCCGCTATGTGGAGTTCAATCTGGTGATCGACCGTGGCACCATCTTCGGGCTGCAATCGAATGGCCGCACCGAATCCATCCTGCTCTCCATGCCGCCGTTGGTGAAGTGGCGCTACGACTGGCATCCGGAAGCGGGCACGCCGGAAGCGGAGTTGTACGACAGGTTCCTCGTACCGAAAGACTGGGTGTAA
- a CDS encoding Sua5/YciO/YrdC/YwlC family protein, with the protein MRTVLPVPSRTLVAFLRRGGVIAYPTESCYGLGCDPRNRRAVQRILKLKQRPQRKGLILIASDYRQVQPYIQPLTADEQLRLQQDGAQAVTYLMPAKPSCPRWLRGEHNTLAVRLTAHAFAKELCRNAKSALVSTSANRSGMRPAKTFAECRRMFGENVRVLRGRVGKRKRPSTIRAWAGDRIVRK; encoded by the coding sequence ATGCGGACTGTATTGCCCGTTCCATCCCGTACTCTTGTCGCGTTCCTCCGGCGTGGCGGCGTGATCGCCTATCCGACCGAGTCGTGCTACGGCCTCGGTTGCGATCCGCGCAACCGGCGCGCGGTGCAGCGCATCCTGAAGCTGAAGCAGCGACCGCAGCGCAAGGGGCTGATCCTGATCGCGTCCGATTATCGTCAGGTGCAGCCTTATATCCAGCCGCTCACCGCTGATGAACAATTGCGCCTGCAACAGGACGGCGCGCAGGCGGTGACCTATCTGATGCCGGCGAAACCTTCCTGTCCGCGCTGGCTGCGCGGCGAACACAATACGCTGGCAGTGCGGCTGACGGCGCATGCCTTTGCGAAGGAACTGTGCCGCAACGCGAAGAGTGCGCTGGTTTCGACCAGCGCGAACCGCAGCGGGATGCGCCCGGCGAAGACGTTTGCCGAGTGCCGGCGGATGTTCGGGGAAAATGTGCGGGTATTGCGCGGCCGGGTGGGAAAGCGCAAACGCCCATCGACGATACGGGCGTGGGCAGGTGATAGAATCGTGCGCAAATGA
- a CDS encoding DUF86 domain-containing protein, translated as MTSRSLRQADYLSHMLEAAVLAQSYVEGMEKADFLEDKKTQQAIILNVMVIGEAAIKLADEYPAFIARFPQVEWRSMRGMRNRLAHGYFDINLEIVWDTVKQALPILEDQLRQIQKSQ; from the coding sequence ATGACTTCTCGCAGCTTGAGGCAGGCAGATTATCTTTCCCATATGCTGGAAGCCGCTGTGTTAGCGCAAAGCTACGTTGAGGGTATGGAGAAAGCGGATTTCCTTGAGGACAAGAAAACACAGCAGGCCATCATCCTTAACGTCATGGTGATCGGCGAGGCGGCGATCAAGCTGGCAGACGAATATCCGGCGTTCATCGCACGATTTCCCCAAGTAGAATGGAGAAGTATGCGCGGCATGCGCAACCGTTTGGCCCATGGCTATTTCGATATCAATCTGGAGATCGTCTGGGATACGGTGAAACAGGCGTTGCCGATCCTTGAAGACCAGCTTCGCCAGATCCAAAAATCGCAATAA
- a CDS encoding nucleotide pyrophosphohydrolase, which produces MSEADFDRIRRQVRQFVAERDWDQFHSPKNLSMALIVEAAELVEHFQWLTEEQSANLPPEKLAEVEQELADIQVYLISLAANLKLDLIAAVDKKLVLNAQKYPADKVRGSNKKYSEYE; this is translated from the coding sequence ATGAGCGAAGCGGATTTTGATCGGATCAGGCGGCAGGTACGGCAGTTCGTGGCGGAGCGCGACTGGGACCAGTTCCATTCGCCGAAGAATCTTTCCATGGCGCTCATCGTGGAGGCGGCGGAGCTGGTGGAACATTTCCAGTGGCTCACCGAGGAGCAGAGCGCGAACCTGCCCCCGGAGAAGCTGGCCGAAGTGGAGCAGGAACTGGCGGATATCCAGGTGTATCTGATCAGCCTCGCGGCCAACCTCAAGCTCGATCTGATCGCCGCCGTGGACAAGAAGCTGGTGCTGAATGCGCAGAAATATCCGGCAGACAAGGTGCGTGGCAGCAACAAGAAATATTCGGAATACGAGTAA
- a CDS encoding SlyX family protein, which yields MNEERLIDIETKLAFQEDQIDELNKTVYQQQQKLDQLTEVCKALAGQVRALAEAGNDGKSPANERPPHY from the coding sequence ATGAACGAAGAACGCCTGATCGACATCGAAACCAAACTCGCCTTCCAGGAAGACCAGATCGACGAACTGAACAAGACGGTCTACCAGCAGCAACAAAAGCTGGATCAGCTAACGGAGGTTTGCAAGGCGCTGGCAGGCCAGGTTCGGGCGCTGGCGGAAGCGGGGAATGACGGCAAGTCCCCGGCAAATGAAAGGCCGCCGCATTACTAA
- a CDS encoding type II toxin-antitoxin system Phd/YefM family antitoxin, translated as MSNLTANDLKTKGIAAIEAALADRPEAIVSVRGKERFVVMEIAQYHHLRECELEAALAETKADIAAGRFNKGSAAAHVKRVKKTAA; from the coding sequence ATGTCCAACCTGACTGCCAATGATTTAAAAACAAAAGGCATCGCCGCCATTGAGGCCGCGCTGGCGGACCGGCCGGAAGCGATCGTCTCGGTTCGCGGCAAAGAGCGTTTCGTGGTGATGGAGATCGCGCAGTATCACCACCTGCGCGAATGCGAACTGGAAGCCGCATTGGCCGAAACCAAAGCCGACATCGCCGCCGGACGGTTTAACAAGGGCTCGGCGGCAGCGCATGTGAAGCGGGTGAAAAAGACCGCCGCATGA
- a CDS encoding plasmid stabilization protein: MTFQLVYTEQYEKRVARFLKRHPELENQYLRTLQLLEMNPHHPSLRLHALGGRLQGLHSVSINLSYRITLELLIRDKEIIPINVGDHDVAY, translated from the coding sequence ATGACCTTCCAGCTTGTATATACGGAGCAGTATGAAAAGCGCGTAGCGCGATTTCTCAAACGCCATCCCGAGCTGGAAAACCAATACCTCAGGACACTGCAACTGCTGGAGATGAACCCGCACCATCCATCGCTGCGCTTGCATGCCCTGGGCGGAAGGTTGCAGGGGTTGCACTCGGTATCCATCAACCTCTCTTACCGCATCACGCTTGAGCTGTTGATTCGGGACAAAGAAATCATCCCGATCAATGTGGGCGATCATGATGTGGCTTATTGA
- a CDS encoding STAS-like domain-containing protein, whose product MNRQIHLNQHAHGHMVGSRMAAAPVRDEIEIILAQVGAEVVLDFSGISATQSFVDELVGVLVLRHGPDILSRIVFKGCSDDVRAIIEFVVADRCDQYIKANTH is encoded by the coding sequence ATGAATAGACAAATACATCTGAATCAACATGCCCACGGCCATATGGTGGGTTCCCGCATGGCTGCGGCACCCGTACGCGACGAGATTGAAATAATCTTGGCGCAAGTGGGCGCTGAGGTGGTGCTGGATTTCTCCGGCATCAGTGCGACGCAATCGTTTGTTGATGAGCTGGTTGGTGTACTTGTGCTGCGCCACGGCCCGGACATTTTGTCGCGTATCGTTTTCAAGGGTTGCTCGGACGACGTGCGGGCAATTATCGAGTTTGTTGTTGCTGATCGTTGCGACCAATACATTAAAGCGAACACGCACTAA
- a CDS encoding sensor histidine kinase, translated as MVGRMPVANHNEQPDEMTGYTEEDRLAEPIQYAFNELLENALTHARRAGYGNACVWVACQYYPTSDMVRLGVVDNGCGFLATLRGHPALHQETHLAAILAALQPRVSCNRDLGLVADSVNQGVGLTTTQRIAMSVGGRLYIASGDAIHSSASYSHLADGIRWQGVAIALECKRRRLPEVHLRDLLPPLEPQPGVMLRFQ; from the coding sequence TTGGTGGGCAGAATGCCAGTGGCAAACCATAACGAACAGCCGGATGAAATGACCGGCTATACGGAGGAAGATCGCCTGGCTGAGCCGATTCAATATGCGTTTAACGAGTTATTGGAAAATGCTTTGACGCATGCAAGGCGTGCCGGTTACGGAAATGCCTGTGTATGGGTTGCCTGCCAATACTATCCAACCAGCGATATGGTTCGTTTGGGAGTTGTAGATAACGGGTGTGGTTTTCTGGCAACCTTGCGCGGCCATCCAGCATTGCATCAGGAAACGCATTTGGCGGCTATCCTTGCTGCCTTGCAACCGCGAGTGAGCTGTAACCGGGACTTGGGATTGGTTGCGGATTCGGTCAATCAGGGAGTGGGCCTGACCACCACCCAGCGAATTGCCATGAGTGTGGGTGGCCGATTGTATATTGCAAGCGGCGATGCAATCCATAGTTCTGCTTCCTATAGCCACTTGGCAGATGGCATACGCTGGCAAGGTGTGGCGATTGCGCTGGAATGTAAGCGTCGGCGTTTGCCAGAGGTGCATTTGCGCGATCTGCTTCCCCCTCTCGAGCCCCAACCCGGTGTCATGTTGCGTTTTCAATGA